The following proteins are encoded in a genomic region of Irregularibacter muris:
- a CDS encoding thioredoxin family protein, with the protein MALFGKKNKKEETTSCCCGGNCDAESMAKAETAKSEGAGVKVLGSGCAKCNQLEEATKAALEQLGMDTTIDHVTDFSQIAAYGVMTTPALVIDGKVVSYGKVLKTDEVVKILQKVRG; encoded by the coding sequence ATGGCATTGTTTGGTAAGAAAAATAAAAAAGAGGAAACTACATCATGTTGCTGTGGCGGAAATTGTGATGCGGAAAGCATGGCAAAAGCAGAAACCGCTAAGTCCGAAGGTGCAGGAGTAAAGGTGTTGGGAAGCGGGTGTGCCAAGTGTAATCAACTTGAAGAGGCAACAAAAGCAGCCTTGGAACAACTTGGAATGGATACTACTATTGATCATGTAACTGATTTTTCACAGATTGCAGCGTATGGAGTGATGACTACCCCTGCTCTTGTCATCGATGGAAAGGTGGTCTCCTATGGCAAAGTGCTTAAAACTGATGAGGTTGTAAAAATCCTCCAAAAAGTAAGGGGGTAA
- the arsB gene encoding ACR3 family arsenite efflux transporter, which translates to MVKEKVSGIGFFERYLTVWVILCMIAGVLIGKFLPGIPTFLGQFEYAEVSIPIAILIWLMIYPMMLKVDFQSIKNVGRNPKGLFVTWITNWLIKPFTMFGIAWLFFYVIFKALIPAELAKDYLAGAILLGAAPCTAMVFVWSHLTKGNPAYTVVQVATNDLIILIAFTPIVAFLLGVGGVTIPWDTLILSVVLFVVIPLAGGVITRNYITKKRGLDYFEKSFIPKFGNITTIGLLLTLVIIFSFQGDVILNNPLHIVLIAIPLIIQTFLIFFIAYLASKALKLPHDIAAPAGMIGASNFFELAVAVAIALFGTQSPAALATIVGVLTEVPVMLILVKIANNTKHWFPVKS; encoded by the coding sequence ATGGTGAAGGAAAAAGTTTCAGGTATAGGCTTTTTTGAGAGATATTTAACAGTGTGGGTTATATTATGCATGATTGCAGGTGTGCTGATTGGTAAGTTTTTGCCTGGAATCCCTACCTTTTTAGGCCAATTTGAATATGCAGAAGTGTCTATTCCAATCGCTATTCTTATATGGCTTATGATTTACCCAATGATGCTAAAGGTTGATTTCCAAAGCATCAAAAATGTTGGTAGAAATCCTAAAGGACTTTTTGTCACATGGATAACTAACTGGTTGATAAAACCCTTTACCATGTTCGGTATTGCATGGCTATTTTTCTATGTGATATTTAAAGCGCTTATCCCAGCTGAACTGGCAAAGGATTATCTTGCAGGAGCAATACTTCTTGGAGCTGCTCCGTGTACAGCAATGGTATTTGTATGGAGTCATTTGACAAAAGGTAATCCAGCTTATACCGTCGTGCAAGTGGCAACAAATGATCTTATTATTCTCATAGCCTTCACGCCTATAGTTGCATTTCTTCTGGGTGTAGGCGGTGTAACCATACCGTGGGATACTCTTATTCTTTCCGTAGTATTGTTTGTTGTTATCCCACTGGCTGGTGGTGTAATCACCCGTAATTACATCACAAAAAAGCGGGGACTCGATTACTTTGAAAAGAGTTTTATACCGAAGTTTGGGAATATCACCACCATAGGTTTATTACTGACTTTAGTAATAATCTTTTCATTCCAAGGTGATGTAATTCTGAATAATCCGTTGCACATTGTTTTAATCGCTATACCATTAATTATTCAGACCTTCCTTATCTTTTTCATCGCTTACCTGGCAAGCAAAGCTCTGAAGCTTCCGCATGATATAGCTGCGCCTGCTGGTATGATTGGTGCCTCCAACTTTTTTGAACTGGCAGTTGCTGTTGCGATTGCATTGTTCGGAACACAAAGCCCAGCTGCACTTGCTACCATTGTAGGGGTTCTTACAGAAGTACCTGTTATGTTGATACTTGTAAAGATAGCGAATAATACAAAACACTGGTTTCCAGTAAAAAGCTAA
- a CDS encoding arsenate reductase ArsC produces the protein MSNKPKVAFICVHNSCRSQMAEALGKHFAGDIFESYSAGTETKPQINQDAVRIMKELYGIDMETTQHSKLLDEIPPVDIVITMGCNVECPYLPCKHREDWGLDDPTGKSDEEFKKVISTIEAKIKELKGRLKS, from the coding sequence ATGAGTAATAAACCTAAGGTCGCATTTATATGTGTCCATAATTCATGCCGAAGCCAAATGGCTGAGGCACTTGGTAAGCATTTTGCAGGAGATATATTTGAAAGTTATTCTGCCGGTACTGAAACCAAACCGCAAATCAATCAAGATGCAGTACGCATAATGAAAGAGCTTTATGGTATAGATATGGAGACAACTCAGCATTCAAAGTTGCTTGATGAAATACCTCCAGTAGATATCGTTATTACAATGGGGTGCAATGTGGAATGCCCTTACCTTCCATGTAAACACAGGGAAGATTGGGGACTGGATGATCCTACAGGTAAGAGTGATGAGGAATTTAAAAAAGTAATCTCAACAATAGAAGCAAAAATAAAAGAGCTTAAAGGCAGACTAAAGTCGTAA
- a CDS encoding GNAT family N-acetyltransferase: MEELVLSKIKKHMINDCVDLYIETFTKEPWNDIYESRKQVVEFFNNHFNNNYFVGYAALLDDKVVALSIGMKKPWIEGFEYYIDEFCVSYEMQGRAIGSWFIKAIEEDIKEQGMNAMILNTEKNYPSQKFYEKNGFKTLSDLIILVK; encoded by the coding sequence ATGGAAGAATTAGTTTTATCAAAAATTAAAAAACATATGATTAATGATTGTGTGGATTTATATATTGAAACATTCACTAAAGAACCATGGAATGATATTTACGAATCAAGAAAACAAGTAGTGGAGTTTTTTAATAATCATTTTAACAATAACTACTTTGTAGGTTATGCAGCTTTGTTAGATGATAAGGTAGTAGCCTTGAGTATTGGTATGAAAAAACCATGGATAGAAGGCTTTGAATATTATATAGATGAATTTTGCGTTAGTTATGAAATGCAGGGTAGAGCTATTGGCAGCTGGTTTATAAAGGCAATAGAAGAAGATATTAAAGAGCAAGGAATGAATGCAATGATATTAAATACAGAAAAAAATTATCCATCACAGAAGTTCTATGAAAAAAACGGATTTAAAACACTTAGTGATTTGATAATTCTTGTTAAATAG
- a CDS encoding response regulator transcription factor, which produces MKQKILIIDDDIELCALVERYLETEGYVVTTKHNGADGLTEGLTTSYQLVVLDVMLPQKNGFDVLSDLRKTSSVPVLMLTAKDSEIDKVLGLRLGADDYLTKPFSMNEFVARVQSIIRRYTTLGGESVEESASMLTFDNLSIAPATREVIASGATVDLTAKEFDLLYFLAKNSGRVFTKKQIYRAVWKDEYAFDDNNIMVHIRRLRKKIEPNPEQPQFIQTVWGVGYKFDGRSII; this is translated from the coding sequence GTGAAACAAAAAATTTTAATCATAGATGATGACATAGAACTTTGTGCTCTTGTTGAAAGGTACCTTGAAACAGAAGGCTATGTCGTTACCACCAAACATAATGGAGCAGACGGTCTTACAGAAGGATTAACCACTTCATATCAGCTTGTTGTGCTTGATGTCATGCTTCCGCAGAAAAATGGCTTTGATGTACTTTCTGATCTGCGTAAAACAAGCAGCGTGCCGGTTCTTATGCTTACTGCAAAAGACAGTGAAATCGATAAGGTTTTAGGACTTAGGCTCGGTGCTGATGATTATCTTACAAAACCATTTAGTATGAATGAGTTTGTTGCAAGGGTGCAGTCTATCATTCGTCGCTATACTACTTTAGGTGGTGAGAGTGTAGAGGAATCTGCATCTATGCTGACATTTGATAATCTTTCAATCGCGCCTGCTACAAGGGAGGTTATAGCCTCTGGAGCAACTGTGGATCTTACAGCAAAGGAGTTTGATTTGCTTTATTTCCTTGCTAAGAACAGTGGTAGGGTTTTTACCAAAAAACAGATATATCGTGCAGTATGGAAGGATGAATATGCATTTGATGATAACAATATTATGGTACATATTCGTAGACTCCGCAAAAAAATAGAGCCTAATCCTGAACAGCCTCAGTTTATTCAGACTGTATGGGGTGTTGGTTACAAATTTGATGGAAGGAGTATAATATGA